The following coding sequences are from one Capsicum annuum cultivar UCD-10X-F1 chromosome 3, UCD10Xv1.1, whole genome shotgun sequence window:
- the LOC107863599 gene encoding histone H2B encodes MAPKVEKKPAEKKPAAEKAPAAAEKKPKAGKKLPKDGAGAAGDKKKRVKKSVETYKIYIFKVLKQVHPDIGISSKAMGIMNSFINDIFEKLAQESSRLARINKKPTITSREIQTAVRLVLPGELAKHAVSEGTKAVTKFTSS; translated from the coding sequence ATGGCACCAAAGGTGGAGAAGAAACCAGCGGAGAAAAAGCCAGCGGCGGAGAAGGCACCAGCAGCAGCAGAGAAGAAGCCAAAGGCAGGCAAGAAGTTGCCAAAGGATGGCGCTGGAGCTGCAGGAGACAAGAAGAAGAGGGTAAAGAAGTCAGTGGAAACCTACAAGATCTACATCTTCAAAGTGCTCAAACAGGTTCATCCCGACATTGGTATTTCTAGCAAGGCCATGGGTATTATGAACAGTTTTATCAATGACATTTTTGAGAAACTTGCTCAAGAATCTTCCCGCCTTGCTCGCATCAACAAGAAGCCTACCATTACTTCTCGGGAGATTCAGACTGCTGTCAGATTGGTCCTCCCTGGTGAATTGGCTAAGCATGCTGTGTCTGAGGGTACAAAGGCTGTTACCAAATTTACTAGCTCTTAA